A single Anatilimnocola floriformis DNA region contains:
- a CDS encoding HAD family hydrolase, producing MNTNSPASSSRKPRAILFDFDFTLAESSAGAIECVNHALVQLGLPPAEKEAIRRCVAYPLPEVLARLTGIEDPQIGEVFSQFFIRRADEVMAHLTTLFPGITETLAQLRASGYLLGIVSTKYRYRIETILAHHGAHGLVDVIVGGEDVREHKPAPEPLWRAMGRLQVTAEETIYCGDHPVDAEAAEAAGVPFVAVLSGPSQAVEFDGFPRIALLNSVREFPALLSELAKTSV from the coding sequence ATGAACACTAACTCTCCCGCGAGCTCGTCGCGCAAACCGCGCGCGATTCTCTTTGATTTCGATTTCACCTTGGCCGAATCTTCGGCCGGGGCCATTGAGTGCGTGAACCACGCGCTCGTGCAGCTCGGCTTGCCGCCGGCAGAAAAGGAAGCCATTCGCCGCTGCGTCGCTTATCCGCTGCCGGAGGTTCTCGCGCGCCTGACCGGCATCGAGGATCCGCAGATCGGCGAGGTCTTTTCGCAGTTCTTCATCCGCCGTGCGGACGAAGTCATGGCGCATTTGACGACGCTTTTTCCCGGCATTACAGAGACGCTGGCTCAGCTGCGGGCCAGCGGTTACTTGCTCGGCATTGTGAGCACCAAGTATCGCTACCGAATCGAAACCATCCTCGCTCATCACGGCGCGCATGGGCTGGTCGATGTCATCGTTGGCGGCGAGGACGTGCGTGAGCACAAACCGGCCCCGGAGCCGCTGTGGCGGGCGATGGGAAGATTGCAAGTCACAGCCGAGGAAACGATTTACTGCGGCGATCATCCAGTCGATGCCGAAGCGGCCGAGGCTGCGGGCGTTCCCTTCGTAGCCGTATTAAGCGGACCGTCGCAAGCTGTCGAATTTGATGGTTTTCCGCGCATCGCTCTCTTAAATAGTGTGCGTGAATTTCCTGCTTTGCTCTCGGAGTTGGCGAAAACTTCTGTGTAA
- a CDS encoding molybdopterin-dependent oxidoreductase, with amino-acid sequence MTESILLRITGEVGQPKELTFADLTAIDPQFQIADVSSQAGGRKGMAVTLAGLLNVAAVKSSANYLTLHAAADNFHASIPLDGVREKAFLIYALDGAPLAVKAGGPCRFFVPDHLACRSAEIDECANVKFVDTLEFTVGKGHDNRPHDDAAHAALHANEKSHEH; translated from the coding sequence ATGACCGAATCGATCCTGTTGCGCATCACCGGCGAAGTCGGCCAGCCGAAGGAACTGACCTTCGCCGACCTGACGGCGATCGATCCGCAGTTTCAAATCGCCGATGTCAGTTCGCAGGCCGGCGGTCGCAAAGGAATGGCGGTGACGCTCGCTGGCTTGCTAAATGTTGCGGCCGTGAAGTCCTCGGCGAATTATCTGACCCTGCACGCCGCGGCCGATAATTTTCATGCCAGCATTCCGCTCGACGGCGTGCGCGAGAAGGCGTTTCTGATCTACGCACTCGATGGCGCACCGCTCGCCGTGAAGGCCGGCGGGCCTTGTCGGTTTTTTGTCCCCGATCATCTGGCCTGTCGCTCGGCCGAGATCGATGAGTGTGCCAATGTGAAATTCGTCGACACACTCGAATTCACTGTCGGCAAAGGTCACGACAATCGCCCCCACGACGACGCAGCCCACGCGGCTTTGCACGCGAATGAAAAGTCGCATGAACACTAA
- a CDS encoding TlpA family protein disulfide reductase yields the protein MNRRARVLVGSLFCSFALLAALIGCQNDPPAKPVTTGGNGVTPVSQATAEKGTPNEMLQQLLAAYRGAQSYQDQAVVKLQFRRGGEQSSFAWPMSVAFQRPNKLSLKVYQAEVRIDGKEFKASINDPESNNVDGQIVVRKAPEQLKLTELANDPLLYEILSGRARRQPIQLELLLESRGLANAFAVDVACQALEDGVTDGKSCRRIAVPSPGGNFVFWIDRDQPLLRRLDYPAAALLPDLGTDSSVSDLQFWVELPGAQLGAQIAADKWNLPTPAGAKIVKSFVTPPRPLPSQLFGKQPGEFYFTTLDDRRLTQAQLTEKISILCWYHDNPACEATLQQIALAAKEFKDHPQVVFQAVATDPLPATSAQIQSKLKAWQVELPVVRDLEAFGDKIFKIQFQPAVIVFDKQGRVQIFELGGNPELAKQLSVIIERLLKGDDIAGELLASSAREHKDYAELIAMGGKEPEPVVELTEAVIRRKSDPKQLKLTPLWDNAEIKNPGNILFVPGRNKDEQPKLIVCEGWRNVVEVDLVGKVIRRYELELPEQAAVTYLRTTVDKEGKRFYIGSAPLAPQWFLFDDQFRVLRAYPELDQSLRITDIQLADVDDDGTAEVLAANVGLLGLHVTTLQGEMKWRNRGVPNVISLAVTHKNDVGSWQILLTGEAGSVLPLNRFGREEPLKTVPNWPLARLAVASFPTPTQSSFVGISNDASGNLVAVGLTSQLRECWNYQLPAGAHQQPIDPIASSNMLEGHQGEWWFAGADGSIHLVTEDGKLHDSFARGAVLSGLAAAEYQERGMLIISATTGLSAVQVSK from the coding sequence GTGAATAGGCGCGCGCGTGTTCTCGTTGGTTCGTTGTTTTGTTCGTTCGCGCTCCTCGCTGCGCTCATCGGCTGTCAGAACGATCCGCCGGCGAAGCCCGTGACCACGGGCGGCAACGGCGTGACGCCCGTCAGTCAGGCGACGGCTGAAAAAGGAACGCCGAATGAAATGCTGCAGCAGTTGCTCGCGGCGTATCGCGGCGCGCAGAGCTACCAAGATCAGGCCGTTGTCAAGCTGCAGTTCCGCCGCGGCGGCGAACAGAGCTCCTTCGCCTGGCCGATGTCCGTGGCCTTCCAACGCCCCAACAAACTTTCGCTGAAGGTCTATCAGGCCGAAGTTCGCATCGACGGCAAAGAGTTCAAAGCGTCGATTAACGATCCTGAGTCGAACAACGTCGACGGCCAGATCGTGGTGCGCAAAGCGCCAGAACAATTGAAGCTGACCGAGCTCGCCAATGATCCACTGCTGTATGAAATTCTCTCCGGCCGTGCGCGGCGACAACCAATTCAGCTGGAGTTGCTCCTGGAATCGCGCGGGCTGGCGAATGCCTTTGCTGTCGATGTCGCTTGCCAGGCACTCGAAGATGGTGTGACCGATGGCAAGTCTTGCCGGCGAATTGCGGTGCCATCGCCGGGCGGCAACTTTGTGTTTTGGATCGATCGCGATCAACCGCTACTGCGGCGGCTCGATTATCCAGCCGCAGCACTGTTGCCCGATCTCGGCACCGACAGCAGTGTGAGCGATTTGCAATTTTGGGTGGAGCTGCCCGGCGCTCAACTGGGCGCGCAGATCGCCGCCGACAAATGGAATCTGCCCACGCCAGCCGGCGCGAAGATTGTGAAGTCGTTCGTCACGCCGCCGCGGCCGTTGCCCTCGCAACTCTTCGGCAAACAGCCTGGCGAGTTTTATTTCACCACGCTCGATGATCGCCGCCTGACGCAGGCTCAGCTCACTGAAAAAATATCCATTCTCTGCTGGTATCACGACAATCCCGCCTGCGAAGCGACACTGCAACAAATCGCCCTCGCGGCGAAGGAATTCAAGGATCATCCGCAGGTCGTGTTTCAAGCCGTTGCGACCGATCCGCTGCCGGCAACATCGGCTCAGATTCAAAGCAAGCTAAAGGCCTGGCAGGTCGAACTGCCCGTCGTGCGCGATCTGGAAGCCTTCGGCGACAAGATTTTCAAAATTCAGTTTCAGCCGGCAGTGATCGTCTTCGACAAGCAAGGCCGCGTGCAAATCTTCGAACTCGGCGGCAATCCAGAGCTCGCCAAGCAACTGTCGGTGATTATCGAACGCCTCTTGAAGGGGGACGACATCGCCGGCGAACTCCTCGCCAGCTCGGCGCGCGAGCACAAGGACTATGCCGAACTGATCGCCATGGGTGGCAAAGAACCGGAGCCCGTTGTCGAACTCACCGAAGCCGTTATTCGTCGCAAGAGCGATCCCAAGCAATTGAAACTCACGCCGCTGTGGGACAATGCAGAGATCAAAAACCCCGGCAATATTCTCTTTGTGCCCGGGCGAAACAAAGATGAGCAGCCGAAGCTGATTGTTTGCGAAGGCTGGCGGAACGTCGTCGAAGTCGATCTCGTCGGCAAAGTGATTCGCCGTTACGAACTCGAACTGCCTGAGCAGGCCGCGGTCACGTACTTGCGAACGACGGTCGACAAGGAAGGCAAACGTTTCTACATCGGCAGTGCCCCCCTCGCGCCGCAATGGTTTTTGTTCGACGATCAATTCCGCGTGCTGCGAGCTTATCCCGAGCTCGATCAAAGCCTGCGGATCACCGACATTCAGCTCGCCGATGTCGACGACGACGGCACGGCCGAGGTGCTTGCCGCGAATGTCGGTTTGCTCGGTCTGCACGTAACAACGCTGCAAGGCGAAATGAAATGGCGGAACCGCGGCGTGCCGAACGTGATCTCGCTCGCCGTCACTCACAAGAATGACGTCGGTTCGTGGCAGATCCTGCTGACCGGAGAAGCAGGCAGCGTGTTGCCGCTGAACCGCTTTGGCCGCGAAGAGCCGCTGAAGACGGTTCCCAATTGGCCTCTCGCGCGGTTGGCGGTGGCGAGTTTTCCCACGCCGACGCAATCTTCGTTCGTCGGCATCTCGAATGACGCCAGCGGCAATCTCGTCGCGGTCGGGCTCACTTCGCAACTGCGCGAATGCTGGAACTATCAACTTCCTGCGGGCGCGCATCAGCAACCCATCGATCCGATCGCCTCGTCGAACATGCTCGAAGGGCATCAAGGCGAATGGTGGTTCGCCGGCGCCGACGGCAGCATTCACCTGGTGACCGAAGACGGCAAGCTGCACGATTCGTTCGCCCGCGGCGCCGTCCTCAGCGGCCTGGCGGCAGCCGAATATCAAGAGCGCGGGATGCTCATCATTTCTGCAACCACCGGGCTATCGGCAGTGCAGGTGAGCAAGTAA
- a CDS encoding metallophosphoesterase family protein, producing the protein MLGTVARWLTGSSLFLIAAAALAQEPAITRIWLSHRSPDPNKVVVNWESSAPGESQVVVLAEELKSFREKADPTATLHHVEIDVPQRGEMIRYQVQTGAQTSPAGLQLRAYPKDDALRVAVVADWHSRANLDALIADKIHILCTAGDNIPSLHARCGVGVKDCTKPYGELIDGYPELFRTVRFMPCLGNHDREIRPRGDKPPADSVYDVDATAYRKFFELPDDEWKWHFDLREFGLRLVALDLNHIQDQGTTWQTCHPLTRESEQFRWYEKLLKDEPQQPWTVTLHNEKSGNMRGQEKGAWHDLFRRGTLAATGFGYFAERAEVDGFPYYNTALGVGAKYKDAKAEFFESTASYLLLTSTPLRLTVELKSLDGKVLDAKTFKK; encoded by the coding sequence ATGCTTGGGACAGTTGCTCGCTGGTTGACTGGCTCGTCCTTGTTTTTGATTGCTGCGGCAGCGCTCGCGCAGGAACCGGCCATCACGCGAATCTGGCTGTCGCATCGTTCGCCGGACCCAAACAAGGTGGTCGTGAATTGGGAGTCATCGGCTCCTGGTGAGTCACAGGTGGTGGTCCTGGCGGAGGAACTGAAGAGCTTTCGTGAGAAAGCCGATCCGACAGCGACACTGCACCATGTCGAAATCGACGTTCCTCAGCGCGGCGAGATGATTCGCTATCAGGTGCAAACCGGCGCGCAAACTTCTCCCGCTGGCCTGCAACTGCGGGCTTATCCCAAAGACGATGCCTTGCGAGTCGCCGTCGTTGCCGACTGGCATTCGCGGGCGAACCTCGATGCGCTGATTGCCGACAAGATTCACATCCTCTGCACGGCTGGCGACAACATTCCGAGTCTGCATGCCCGTTGCGGCGTGGGGGTGAAGGATTGCACCAAGCCCTACGGCGAGTTGATCGATGGTTATCCAGAATTGTTTCGCACGGTGCGGTTCATGCCCTGCCTAGGCAATCACGATCGCGAGATTCGCCCCCGCGGCGACAAGCCGCCAGCCGACTCGGTGTACGACGTCGATGCGACGGCCTATCGAAAATTCTTTGAGCTGCCCGACGACGAATGGAAATGGCATTTCGATTTGCGGGAGTTCGGCCTGCGATTGGTCGCGCTCGACCTGAATCACATTCAGGATCAAGGAACGACCTGGCAAACATGCCATCCGCTCACCCGCGAATCAGAACAATTTCGCTGGTACGAGAAGCTGCTAAAGGACGAGCCACAGCAGCCCTGGACAGTCACGCTGCACAATGAAAAGAGCGGCAACATGCGGGGCCAGGAGAAAGGGGCCTGGCATGACCTATTTCGTCGCGGCACGCTGGCGGCGACGGGTTTTGGTTATTTTGCCGAGCGGGCCGAGGTCGATGGCTTTCCGTATTACAACACCGCGCTCGGCGTGGGTGCGAAGTATAAAGATGCGAAAGCCGAGTTCTTTGAGAGCACCGCGAGCTACTTGTTGCTGACGTCGACACCGTTGCGATTGACCGTCGAGTTGAAATCGCTCGACGGCAAGGTGCTCGATGCGAAGACTTTCAAAAAGTGA
- a CDS encoding ubiquitin-conjugating enzyme E2 — protein MDPNQRTTRLQADQALLQNLAANNAILRIESQNDPADRYVLTFRGKGLARDVTQPGEVSIVELHQVELRLPYAYPASPPDIRWMTPILHPNVSFSGFVNLTEMGLPWTPDIGLDVIVERLWDIARSAFVNLERATNYSAKNWYEDECKFQLPVDARPLRGAGNISPSNIVRYSHRAGEGVRWSSPAATGEVLFIDENTMPTSAALQHVPPRRRPPGGDDVFYIGPE, from the coding sequence ATGGATCCCAATCAACGGACCACCCGCCTGCAAGCCGATCAAGCGCTGCTGCAAAACCTGGCCGCGAACAATGCCATTCTGCGCATCGAGTCGCAAAACGATCCTGCCGATCGCTATGTGCTCACCTTTCGCGGCAAAGGCCTGGCCCGTGACGTGACGCAGCCGGGCGAAGTCTCGATTGTGGAATTGCATCAGGTCGAACTGAGGTTGCCCTACGCTTATCCCGCGAGTCCGCCCGATATTCGTTGGATGACGCCCATTCTGCATCCCAACGTTTCGTTCAGCGGCTTTGTGAATCTGACCGAAATGGGTCTGCCGTGGACCCCCGATATCGGGCTCGATGTGATCGTCGAGCGTCTGTGGGACATTGCCCGCAGCGCGTTTGTGAATCTCGAGCGCGCGACCAACTACTCGGCCAAGAATTGGTACGAAGACGAGTGCAAGTTTCAATTGCCGGTCGACGCCCGGCCACTCCGCGGCGCCGGCAACATCAGCCCGTCGAACATCGTCCGCTACTCGCATCGCGCTGGCGAAGGGGTGCGCTGGTCGAGCCCCGCGGCCACGGGCGAAGTGCTGTTCATCGATGAAAACACGATGCCCACCTCGGCTGCCTTGCAACATGTGCCGCCGCGACGCCGACCGCCGGGTGGTGATGATGTGTTTTATATCGGTCCGGAGTAA
- a CDS encoding HesA/MoeB/ThiF family protein translates to MSELYLDDSDRYSRLRLISWWNQDKLRAAKVLVVGAGALGNEVLKNLALLGIGQVLVIDLDEIEDSNLTRSVLFRTSDRGKSKAVAAAKMLREINSDTQVVPIHGNVMTDIGLGVFRDVDVVIGCLDNREARLWVNRCCWKVGTPWVDGGIQEISGVAKVFVPPGSACYECAMTENDYRLISLRYSCPLLKREDLLAGKVPTAPTIASMIAGLQTQEALKLLHGLPVQAGAALVFNGVANNFYTTHYQRREDCLSHETYPEAVVLPFSAEKNTAKELFAAAKSHFTGDQPLTLELDRDLVLALHCNCGNTRSVMQPQQLVSANEALCPKCGETAQPEMIHSIEQTSPHAEQKLAALGIPAYDIVRITSGGEQKVFLLATDQSTAFPLTSNL, encoded by the coding sequence ATGTCCGAACTCTACCTCGACGACTCCGACCGCTACTCCCGACTCCGGCTTATTAGCTGGTGGAATCAGGACAAACTGCGCGCGGCGAAGGTGCTGGTCGTCGGCGCTGGCGCGCTTGGCAACGAAGTGCTGAAGAATCTGGCGCTGCTGGGCATCGGCCAGGTGCTGGTGATCGATCTCGATGAGATTGAAGATTCGAACCTGACGCGCTCGGTGCTGTTTCGTACTAGTGATCGCGGCAAAAGCAAAGCCGTGGCTGCGGCGAAGATGCTGCGCGAGATCAATTCCGACACGCAGGTCGTGCCGATTCACGGCAATGTGATGACCGACATCGGCCTGGGTGTTTTTCGCGATGTGGATGTGGTCATCGGCTGCCTCGACAATCGCGAAGCCCGCCTGTGGGTGAATCGCTGTTGCTGGAAGGTCGGCACGCCGTGGGTCGACGGCGGCATTCAAGAAATCAGCGGCGTGGCGAAAGTCTTTGTGCCACCCGGCAGCGCTTGCTATGAATGCGCGATGACCGAAAACGACTATCGGCTGATCAGCCTGCGGTACAGCTGTCCGTTGCTGAAACGCGAAGACCTGCTCGCTGGCAAAGTGCCGACGGCACCGACGATCGCTTCGATGATCGCCGGTTTACAAACGCAGGAAGCGTTGAAACTGCTGCACGGTTTGCCCGTGCAAGCTGGCGCAGCGCTGGTCTTCAACGGCGTGGCAAACAACTTTTACACGACGCATTATCAGCGCCGCGAGGACTGCCTCAGCCATGAGACTTATCCCGAGGCCGTCGTACTGCCATTCTCCGCCGAGAAGAACACTGCGAAGGAACTCTTCGCCGCGGCAAAGTCGCATTTCACCGGCGATCAACCGCTGACGCTCGAACTCGATCGCGACCTGGTCCTCGCACTGCACTGCAATTGCGGTAACACTCGCTCCGTCATGCAGCCGCAGCAACTTGTCTCGGCCAACGAAGCCCTTTGCCCGAAGTGCGGCGAAACGGCACAGCCCGAGATGATCCACAGCATCGAACAAACCAGCCCCCACGCCGAGCAAAAACTCGCAGCGCTGGGCATTCCCGCTTACGATATCGTGCGAATCACCAGCGGCGGCGAACAAAAAGTGTTCTTGCTCGCTACTGATCAATCCACCGCCTTTCCCCTGACCTCTAACCTCTAA
- a CDS encoding Mov34/MPN/PAD-1 family protein — translation MSTLKTATGAKEPFDLDRLRDARQLGTLYRSGAVVVIEEPVLEEILEYSNKDLVREVGGFLLGEVHQQEPNCVIIRHFHPAVQATSRAASLTFTHETWSDLHRQAESRFPGAAVIGWQHTHPGFGIFLSAYDMFIQRNFFSAPWQIAMVVDPRRQELGFFHWRNEEVLDCGFVCLGQ, via the coding sequence ATGTCCACGCTGAAGACTGCAACCGGCGCCAAAGAACCCTTTGATCTCGACCGCCTGCGCGACGCACGGCAGCTCGGCACGCTGTATCGCAGCGGTGCTGTGGTCGTGATCGAAGAGCCGGTGCTGGAAGAAATCCTCGAATACTCGAACAAGGACCTAGTCCGCGAAGTCGGCGGGTTCCTGCTCGGCGAAGTACATCAACAAGAGCCCAATTGCGTCATCATTCGCCACTTTCATCCAGCCGTGCAAGCCACTTCGCGGGCGGCGTCGCTGACGTTCACGCACGAAACCTGGTCCGACCTCCATCGCCAGGCCGAGTCGCGGTTCCCCGGCGCTGCCGTCATCGGCTGGCAACACACGCACCCCGGCTTCGGCATTTTCCTATCGGCCTACGACATGTTCATCCAGCGCAACTTTTTCTCGGCCCCCTGGCAAATCGCCATGGTCGTCGACCCGCGACGACAAGAGCTCGGCTTCTTCCACTGGCGGAATGAAGAGGTGCTGGATTGCGGGTTTGTGTGTTTGGGGCAGTGA
- a CDS encoding ubiquitin-conjugating enzyme E2 — MTASSPRLRRLQSDLKAMQQLRSESSILHFTAHGELPEAYTIYFLGRGMMRQENNGPIEMQERHEVHIRLGAGYPRMMPEIRWKSPIFHPNISGNGSVCLGGYGTYWVPSLTLDELCHMLWDMIRYENYDETSPYNREAALWAKTQSEFRLPLDERPLRDRLAGYEPEERSELVEATFADSRAGETRPAAPPPPPLPEVTQAPNGRWHYSPQTGSRVQPLYPQQPAAVRPAVPPVVRTPLRTARPAPAAAADDGGVIFLDSEAAPAPTRTASDSDIMFIQ, encoded by the coding sequence ATGACAGCCTCATCCCCCCGCCTGCGCCGTCTGCAAAGCGACCTCAAAGCCATGCAGCAGTTGCGCAGCGAAAGCTCGATCCTCCACTTCACCGCGCATGGTGAATTGCCTGAGGCCTATACCATTTATTTCCTCGGCCGCGGCATGATGCGCCAGGAAAATAATGGGCCCATCGAAATGCAGGAGCGGCACGAGGTGCACATCCGCCTCGGCGCTGGTTATCCGCGCATGATGCCCGAGATCCGCTGGAAGTCGCCGATCTTTCATCCGAATATTTCGGGCAACGGCAGCGTCTGCCTCGGTGGTTATGGTACCTATTGGGTGCCGAGTCTTACGCTCGACGAATTGTGTCACATGTTGTGGGACATGATTCGTTATGAGAATTACGACGAGACGAGCCCTTATAACCGCGAAGCCGCCTTGTGGGCCAAGACGCAGTCGGAATTTCGTTTGCCGCTCGACGAACGGCCGCTGCGCGATCGCCTGGCCGGTTATGAACCTGAAGAGCGTTCGGAATTGGTGGAAGCCACTTTTGCTGACTCGCGCGCCGGAGAAACCCGCCCGGCTGCTCCGCCGCCGCCGCCACTGCCGGAAGTGACGCAGGCCCCGAATGGTCGTTGGCATTATTCGCCGCAGACTGGCTCGCGCGTGCAGCCGTTGTATCCGCAACAGCCCGCGGCGGTTCGTCCCGCCGTTCCGCCAGTGGTGCGCACGCCGCTGCGAACCGCTCGGCCTGCACCAGCGGCTGCTGCTGACGATGGCGGCGTGATCTTTCTCGATTCCGAAGCCGCACCGGCGCCGACCCGCACTGCGAGCGACTCCGACATCATGTTCATTCAATAA
- a CDS encoding EsaB/YukD family protein, with translation MSSNDERKGTRVTFLDQTGAKSVEAVIADTVTVKRILPNIITKMNLPVMGPDGQPMSYSLDHKEGGKRLREEQTLIDASVADGHHLIVYPEIVAG, from the coding sequence ATGTCTTCGAATGATGAACGCAAAGGGACGCGCGTGACGTTCCTCGATCAAACTGGCGCCAAGAGCGTCGAAGCTGTGATCGCCGACACCGTGACCGTGAAACGGATTCTCCCCAACATCATCACCAAGATGAACCTGCCGGTGATGGGGCCCGACGGCCAGCCGATGAGCTACAGCCTCGATCACAAAGAGGGTGGCAAACGGCTGCGCGAAGAACAAACGTTGATCGACGCCAGCGTGGCGGATGGTCACCACTTAATTGTGTATCCCGAGATTGTGGCTGGTTAA
- a CDS encoding carbon-nitrogen hydrolase family protein — MPKFQLALIQLRVDGGEKAANLQRAEERIAEAAQHGAQVVLLPEALTAGWTWPGSAELADAIPGGQSCEQLAACARKHGVYVCAGLVECAGDRVYNAAVLIDPAGQIILHHRKINELEIGHPYYALGDRLQVARTPLGTFGLMICADGFAQGQVIGRSLAYMGADVILSPCAWAVPADYDPVAKPYGQLWRDNYGPVCRDFKIWIAGCSNVGPLMAGPWAGRKCIGSSLVVGPNGEQVLQGPFGETAEEILYVDVTPVPRPAQGDGWSGHVP; from the coding sequence ATGCCAAAATTTCAACTTGCTCTCATTCAATTGCGCGTCGATGGCGGCGAGAAGGCTGCTAATCTGCAGCGCGCAGAAGAACGCATTGCCGAAGCTGCGCAGCACGGCGCTCAAGTGGTGCTGCTCCCGGAAGCACTCACGGCCGGTTGGACCTGGCCTGGTTCAGCCGAACTCGCTGATGCGATTCCTGGCGGCCAATCGTGCGAGCAGTTAGCGGCCTGCGCGCGGAAGCATGGCGTGTATGTTTGCGCGGGACTTGTCGAGTGCGCCGGCGATCGGGTTTACAACGCTGCCGTGCTGATTGACCCCGCCGGCCAGATCATTCTGCATCATCGCAAGATCAACGAGCTCGAGATCGGCCATCCTTACTACGCGCTGGGCGATCGCTTGCAGGTCGCTCGCACGCCGCTCGGGACGTTCGGCCTGATGATCTGCGCTGACGGTTTTGCGCAGGGACAGGTTATCGGGCGTTCGCTGGCCTACATGGGCGCCGATGTCATTCTCTCGCCCTGCGCCTGGGCCGTGCCTGCCGATTACGATCCTGTCGCCAAACCGTACGGCCAACTGTGGCGAGATAACTACGGCCCGGTTTGTCGCGATTTCAAAATCTGGATCGCCGGCTGCAGCAACGTCGGCCCGCTCATGGCAGGCCCTTGGGCAGGACGCAAATGCATCGGCAGTTCGCTGGTGGTTGGTCCGAACGGCGAGCAAGTGCTGCAAGGACCGTTTGGTGAAACGGCGGAAGAGATTCTCTATGTTGATGTCACGCCGGTCCCTAGACCGGCGCAGGGAGATGGCTGGAGTGGGCACGTGCCGTAG
- a CDS encoding DUF4238 domain-containing protein — protein sequence MGDHYVPREHLKRFSENAECKFVWMYDKQSRRSVRAGISAVANEVDYYPDEVERELAIKVEAPGAECVRKLIRNESLTTEERFQFSFYMFTMATRGPRRRRQVQAMSSDVLASTITEVREVITQGSDPEKVAKRLKELDQVEAQFNAALPQELQDGIIRTPFTSPSTVGAVFQMTWNICKASNARFVTGDTPAHFFPSLGVGRPNSEFTFPLSTSHALIGQHLGINKVIYRDVNQRDVKEVNRRILSQVERFAFSEIEEPWIDTVVQKRFHHESLIRWK from the coding sequence ATGGGCGATCACTACGTTCCCCGTGAGCACCTGAAACGATTTTCTGAGAATGCTGAGTGCAAGTTCGTCTGGATGTACGACAAGCAATCACGCCGGTCTGTCAGAGCAGGAATATCTGCAGTCGCCAATGAAGTCGACTACTATCCGGATGAGGTCGAGAGAGAACTAGCGATCAAAGTCGAGGCCCCAGGAGCGGAATGCGTTCGCAAACTGATCAGGAATGAGTCACTGACGACGGAAGAGCGGTTTCAGTTCTCGTTCTACATGTTCACGATGGCAACTCGCGGGCCGCGACGCCGGCGGCAAGTACAGGCCATGTCATCAGATGTTCTTGCAAGTACGATCACCGAAGTTCGAGAAGTGATCACTCAGGGTAGTGACCCGGAAAAGGTGGCGAAGCGTTTGAAGGAACTGGATCAAGTTGAGGCCCAATTCAACGCGGCACTTCCGCAAGAACTGCAAGATGGAATCATCCGCACACCATTCACAAGCCCATCAACTGTGGGTGCGGTGTTTCAAATGACCTGGAATATTTGCAAGGCATCGAACGCCAGATTCGTCACCGGCGATACACCAGCGCACTTTTTTCCGAGTCTTGGAGTGGGGCGGCCGAATTCAGAATTTACGTTTCCCCTTTCCACCTCCCACGCACTAATCGGCCAGCATCTTGGTATCAACAAAGTAATTTACCGCGATGTAAATCAAAGAGATGTGAAAGAAGTGAACCGCCGCATTCTGAGTCAGGTAGAGCGATTCGCGTTCTCTGAAATCGAAGAGCCTTGGATTGACACTGTTGTTCAAAAGCGATTTCATCACGAAAGTCTGATTCGCTGGAAATAA